AGGATGAACTGCGGTCTGCCGAATATGCCTGAGCCCAAGCCCTCGCAGAACGAGGCGATGCTTCTCAGGTGTGCCAATAGGACTCCTCATGAGCGTCACGCGCACCCCGGGAGCAGTGGATTTCGAAGCGGTAGATTGCTTTGCTGAGCTCATCCGACAATAGCCCTTTCACGCTGTCCGCTTCCGGCTTCACGCCGAAGGCGAAGCACTTCTTCTGGATTACGTAATTGGCAGA
The Nitrospira sp. genome window above contains:
- the rpmD gene encoding 50S ribosomal protein L30, producing MRVTLMRSPIGTPEKHRLVLRGLGLRHIRQTAVHPDTPQVRGMIHKVGYLLEVGKP